The Hemibagrus wyckioides isolate EC202008001 linkage group LG15, SWU_Hwy_1.0, whole genome shotgun sequence genome window below encodes:
- the txk gene encoding tyrosine-protein kinase Tec isoform X2, whose protein sequence is MKKLPPPPPVDGSEQEVMVVALYDFTACESTDLSLKKGNEYKILHKQDQLWWRAEDQEGNTGFIPSNYVTEKHNIEVNEWYCKNINRSEAENMLRQENKNGAFIVRESSQPNCYTVSVYTKTNRERLGDVKHYQIKQAKSGMFFLAENYKFYSIPEMINYHKHNAAGLVARLRYPVGPMEQYTPTTAGFSSDKWEIDPNELTFMKELGRGEFGVVQLGKWREQHTVAIKAIREGAMSEEDFIEEAKVMMRMCHPKLVQIYGVCTKQNPLCIVLEFMENGSLLEVLRHHGNSLECVQLLAMCQDVCEGMQYLEHNNFIHRDLAARNCMVNVKNVVKVCDFGMARYVLDDQYTSSMGSRFPVKWSPPEVLHYNKFSSKSDVWSFGVLMWEVFSEGRTPFGNRPNPEVVEEVTQGVRLYKPHKAPPNVYNIMYECWHERPQGRPCFSTLLQSIKNITEDFTL, encoded by the exons ATGAAGAagctgcctcctcctcctccagtgGACGGCTCTGAGCAGGAGGTGATGGTCGTGGCTCTGTACGATTTCACTGCATGTGAGAGTACAGATCTGAGTCTGAAGAAAGGAAATGAGTACAAGATCCTCCACAAACAGGACCAGCTGTGGTGGAGAGCAGAAGACcaagaagg GAATACAGGCTTCATCCCAAGTAACTATGtcacagagaaacacaacatagaagttaatga gtgGTACTGCAAGAACATTAACAGGTCTGAAGCTGAAAATATGCTAAGACAGGAG aataaaaatggtGCTTTCATTGTAAGAGAGTCCAGCCAGCCGAATTGCTACACCGTGTCCGTCTACACCAAGACCAATAG GGAGCGCCTTGGTGATGTGAAACATTATCAGATAAAGCAGGCCAAATCAGGAATGTTCTTTCTGGCTGAGAATTACAAATTCTACTCCATACCTGAGATGATTAATTACCACAAACACAATGCTGCAG GTCTTGTAGCACGATTGCGTTATCCTGTTGGTCCAATGGAACAGTATACCCCTACTACTGCGGGATTTAGCTCGG ataaGTGGGAGATTGATCCAAATGAGCTGACCTTCATGAAGGAGCTCGGCAGAGGAGAATTCGGAGTGGTGCAACTGGGAAAATGGAGAGAGCAGCACACAGTAGCCATTAAAGCCATCAGAGAGGGAGCCATGAGTGAAGAAGACTTTATAGAGGAGGCCAAAGTGAtgat gaggatgTGTCACCCTAAGCTGGTACAGATCTATGGTGTGTGTACGAAGCAGAATCCGCTCTGCATTGTTCTTGAGTTCATGGAGAACGGCAGTCTGCTGGAGGTACTGCGTCACCACGGCAACagtctggagtgtgtgcagCTGTTGGCCATGTGCCaggatgtgtgtgagggcaTGCAGTACCTCGAACACAACAACTTCATACACAGAGACCTG GCCGCGAGGAACTGTATGGTGAATGTGAAGAATGTGGTGAAAGTCTGTGATTTTGGCATGGCAAG gtaTGTGTTGGATGATCAGTACACAAGCTCAATGGGCTCCAGGTTCCCAGTGAAATGGTCTCCACCTGAAGTACTGCACTACAACAAGTTCAGCAGCAAATCTGACGTCTGGTCCTTtg gtgtgttaaTGTGGGAGGTGTTCTCTGAAGGTCGCACTCCTTTTGGGAACCGTCCGAACCCTGAGGTTGTGGAGGAGGTGACGCAGGGAGTGCGACTGTACAAACCACACAAAGCACCACCTAATGTCTACAACATCATGTATGAGTGCTGGcatgag aggcCTCAGGGTCGGCCCTGCTTCTCTACCCTGCTGCAGAGCATTAAAAACATCACTGAGGATTTTACACTCTAG
- the g3bp2b gene encoding ras GTPase-activating protein-binding protein 2, whose amino-acid sequence MVMEKPSPLLVGREFVRQYYTLLNKAPDYLHRFYGRNSSYVHGGLDSSGKPEEAVYGQAEIHKKVMSLQFSECHTKIRHVDAHATLGDGVVVQVMGELSNRGQPMRRFMQTFVLAPEGSAVNKFYVHNDIFRYEEEVFGDSEAELGESEEEEAEEEQVETHTSPEPAQENAPYYEPPPVSNGVEEQQEEAGPEAEPEPQPEPEANQEVETDLSAEGELQPEEVEPDIEEKLPEELEEKPPTPVSAPTPPPQTPEPPKPFSWASVTSKNLPPSGSLPTSGIPPHVVKASSIPPRVEVKQDSHAPLPRDQRRERPGFTPRGPRPDGASAEAQGGKPYFGFKGRGESEGGETEGRRTVRHPDSHQLFVGNLPHDIDEGELKEFFMKFGMVVEMRINTKGVGGKLPNFGFVVFDDSDPVQRILAAKPIMFRGEVRLNVEEKKTRAARERETRATGDNRRGDRGPRGIMGNGMGRDRDGRGPPPSSSRPTIGSGRGSGESRFAGPRR is encoded by the exons ATGGTGATGGAGAAACCGAGCCCTTTGCTCGTAGGGCGCGAGTTCGTCAGGCAGTACTACACACTCTTGAACAAAGCGCCCGATTACCTGCACAG GTTCTATGGAAGGAACTCATCATACGTGCACGGTGGTTTGGACAGCAGCGGGAAACCCGAGGAAGCCGTGTACGGTCAGGCT gagatccATAAGAAGGTGATGTCCCTGCAGTTCAGTGAGTGTCACACTAAGATCCGACACGTGGACGCTCACGCCACTTTGGGGGACGGGGTGGTGGTGCAGGTGATGGGTGAGCTGTCCAACAGAGGACAACCCATGAGGAGGTTCATGCAGACCTTCGTCCTTGCACCTGag ggTTCTGCAGTGAACAAGTTCTATGTACACAATGACATTTTCCGCTATGAGGAGGAAGTGTTTGGAGACTCTGAGGCAGAGTTAGGAG agtctgaggaagaggaggcagAGGAAGAGCAGGTGGAGACCCACACTTCCCCAGAACCTGCACAGGAGAATGCACCTTACTATGAGCCTCCACCAGTCAG taatggtgtggaggagcagcaggaaGAGGCGGGCCCTGAGGCAGAACCAGAACCCCAGCCTGAGCCTGAGGCCAATCAGGAGGTAGAGACAGACCTTAGTGCTGAGGGAGAGCTTCAGCCTGAGGAGGTTGAGCCAGATATTGAAGAAAAACTGCCAGAAGAGTTAGAGGagaaacccccaaccccagtaTCAGCCCCGACTCCACCCCCTCAGACCCCCGAACCACCCAAG CCATTCTCTTGGGCCTCTGTGACGAGCAAGAATCTGCCACCCAGTGGCTCTCTACCCACCTCTGGCATCCCGCCTCATGTAGTGAAGGCCTCAAGTATACCA CCCAGAGTGGAGGTAAAGCAGGATTCTCATGCTCCATTGCCTAGAGACCAGCGGCGTGAGAGACCTGGGTTTACACCACGTGGACCTAGACCAG ATGGCGCTTCAGCTGAGGCTCAGGGTGGGAAACCTTACTTCGGCTTTAAAG GTCGTGGGGAATCTGAGGGAGGCGAGACTGAAGGGCGCAGGACTGTGCGTCACCCTGACAGTCATCAGCTGTTTGTGGGAAATCTTCCACATGACATAGATGAGGGCGAGCTCAAGGAATTTTTCATGA agtttgggatggtggtggagatgcGCATCAACACAAAGGGTGTTGGAGGGAAACTGCCCAAttttgggtttgttgtgtttgatgaTTCGGATCCTGTGCAGAGGATTTTGGCAGCCAAG CCAATCATGTTCCGCGGTGAGGTTCGCCTGAACGTTGAGGAGAAGAAAACCCGGGCCGCCCGAGAGCGTGAAACCAGGGCCACAGGAGACAACCGCCGCGGAGACCGTGGTCCCAGGGGCATCATGGGTAACGGGATGGGGCGTGACCGAGACGGGCGTGGCCCACCCCCGTCCTCCTCCAGGCCCACGATTGGTTCAGGCCGAGGTAGTGGAGAGTCTCGCTTCGCTGGGCCGCGACGCTGA
- the txk gene encoding tyrosine-protein kinase TXK isoform X1, producing the protein MIESSHSIYSIFCCCCALESRTSTRVDLNSKDERKSSPYSCRLERSMKKLPPPPPVDGSEQEVMVVALYDFTACESTDLSLKKGNEYKILHKQDQLWWRAEDQEGNTGFIPSNYVTEKHNIEVNEWYCKNINRSEAENMLRQENKNGAFIVRESSQPNCYTVSVYTKTNRERLGDVKHYQIKQAKSGMFFLAENYKFYSIPEMINYHKHNAAGLVARLRYPVGPMEQYTPTTAGFSSDKWEIDPNELTFMKELGRGEFGVVQLGKWREQHTVAIKAIREGAMSEEDFIEEAKVMMRMCHPKLVQIYGVCTKQNPLCIVLEFMENGSLLEVLRHHGNSLECVQLLAMCQDVCEGMQYLEHNNFIHRDLAARNCMVNVKNVVKVCDFGMARYVLDDQYTSSMGSRFPVKWSPPEVLHYNKFSSKSDVWSFGVLMWEVFSEGRTPFGNRPNPEVVEEVTQGVRLYKPHKAPPNVYNIMYECWHERPQGRPCFSTLLQSIKNITEDFTL; encoded by the exons ATGATTGAATCCA GTCATTCAATCTATTCTATCTTCTGCTGTTGCTGTGCTTTAGAGTCCCG CACCAGCACACGTGTAGATCTGAACTCCAAAGATGAACGCAAATCTTCACCCTACTCATGCAGA TTGGAGCGCTCGATGAAGAagctgcctcctcctcctccagtgGACGGCTCTGAGCAGGAGGTGATGGTCGTGGCTCTGTACGATTTCACTGCATGTGAGAGTACAGATCTGAGTCTGAAGAAAGGAAATGAGTACAAGATCCTCCACAAACAGGACCAGCTGTGGTGGAGAGCAGAAGACcaagaagg GAATACAGGCTTCATCCCAAGTAACTATGtcacagagaaacacaacatagaagttaatga gtgGTACTGCAAGAACATTAACAGGTCTGAAGCTGAAAATATGCTAAGACAGGAG aataaaaatggtGCTTTCATTGTAAGAGAGTCCAGCCAGCCGAATTGCTACACCGTGTCCGTCTACACCAAGACCAATAG GGAGCGCCTTGGTGATGTGAAACATTATCAGATAAAGCAGGCCAAATCAGGAATGTTCTTTCTGGCTGAGAATTACAAATTCTACTCCATACCTGAGATGATTAATTACCACAAACACAATGCTGCAG GTCTTGTAGCACGATTGCGTTATCCTGTTGGTCCAATGGAACAGTATACCCCTACTACTGCGGGATTTAGCTCGG ataaGTGGGAGATTGATCCAAATGAGCTGACCTTCATGAAGGAGCTCGGCAGAGGAGAATTCGGAGTGGTGCAACTGGGAAAATGGAGAGAGCAGCACACAGTAGCCATTAAAGCCATCAGAGAGGGAGCCATGAGTGAAGAAGACTTTATAGAGGAGGCCAAAGTGAtgat gaggatgTGTCACCCTAAGCTGGTACAGATCTATGGTGTGTGTACGAAGCAGAATCCGCTCTGCATTGTTCTTGAGTTCATGGAGAACGGCAGTCTGCTGGAGGTACTGCGTCACCACGGCAACagtctggagtgtgtgcagCTGTTGGCCATGTGCCaggatgtgtgtgagggcaTGCAGTACCTCGAACACAACAACTTCATACACAGAGACCTG GCCGCGAGGAACTGTATGGTGAATGTGAAGAATGTGGTGAAAGTCTGTGATTTTGGCATGGCAAG gtaTGTGTTGGATGATCAGTACACAAGCTCAATGGGCTCCAGGTTCCCAGTGAAATGGTCTCCACCTGAAGTACTGCACTACAACAAGTTCAGCAGCAAATCTGACGTCTGGTCCTTtg gtgtgttaaTGTGGGAGGTGTTCTCTGAAGGTCGCACTCCTTTTGGGAACCGTCCGAACCCTGAGGTTGTGGAGGAGGTGACGCAGGGAGTGCGACTGTACAAACCACACAAAGCACCACCTAATGTCTACAACATCATGTATGAGTGCTGGcatgag aggcCTCAGGGTCGGCCCTGCTTCTCTACCCTGCTGCAGAGCATTAAAAACATCACTGAGGATTTTACACTCTAG